From the Terriglobia bacterium genome, the window ACAGTCAGAGCGGCAGCTCTCTCTTCGGTCTCACTCAGTCCAAACAACCCAGTCGGGGGAGCAGTGTCGAGAGGTACGGTGACTTTGAATGGCGCGGCTCCGGCAGGCGGAGCCGTGGTGACGCTCACGAGCAGCAATACCTCGGCCGCCACAGTGCCGGCCAGCGTGACGGTGGCGGCGGGAGCGACGAGCGCCACGTTCACGGTGACGACGACTCCGGTGGCGGCCAACACGACGGTAAGCATTTCCGCCACGCTCAATGGCACGACAAGGTCTGCGAATTTGACAGTCAGAGCGGCAACTCCCTCCTCGCTCGCGCTCAGCCCATCCAGCGTAACTGGTGGGACCTCCTCAACCGGTACGGTAACCTTGAATGGCGCGGCTCCGGCTGGTGGAGCCGTGGTGACGCTGACGAGCAGCAACACCTCGGCAGCGACAGTGCCTGCGAGCGTGACGGTGGCGGCGGGAGCGACGAGCGCCACGTTCACGGTGACCACGACTCCGGTGGCGGCCAGCACGACGGTTACTATTTCTGCTGCGCTAAACGGCACGACTAGGAATGCGAGCTTGACGGTCTCTCGGCCGACTCCCTCTTCGCTCACGCTCAGTCCATCCAGCGTAACCGGCGGGACCTCCTCCACCGGTACGGTAACCCTGAATGGCGCGGCTCCAGCTGGTGGGGCAGTGGTGACGCTCACGAGCAACAAAACTTCGGTAGCTACGGTGCCGGCCAGCGTGACGGTGGCGGCGGGAGCGACGAGTGCCACGTTCACGGTGACGACGACTCCGGTGGCGGCCAGCACGACAGTTACCATTTCTGCTGCGCTAAACGGCACAACTAGGAGCGCGAGCTTGACGGTAACGCCCTGACGAGCCCGTAGCTCGGGGCGGCGAGCAAGCCAATCGCCGCAACCTTGATGGAAGAGGCGGCGTCCGCCAGTCTTGTCTGGCAGACGTTGAAGTTCTCGTTAAGCCGGACGGCGAGCAGGTCACACGATCTTCCTCTTCTCCTCCGCCGTCCTCTGCATCCGCTCGCGCTTGCCCATACCTCCTCCGTTGTTCTCGGAGGCCCTTACTCATACCTAAACTACCTGTCCAGTTTTAGCGGGGTGCACTACACCCGCCGAAAACTACTGGCATACTTTCAACTCCGAAAACATACAGACTCGCCCTCGCTCCTCGGACGGCGAGTCTTCTTTTTGGGGCGGGATTTTGTTTGCCGAGGCAGTCTCGGGCTCGCAGGCGTCGTCAGGCCGACGCAGTAGTTATTCCCCGGGAAGCTACGCTTCAGCGTCATCGCCCACGCTAAAATAGGCGCAGTCCGGGTGGTGGAAGACGATGGCGCTGACACTGGCCTCGGGGTCCATCATGAAGCCTTCGGTGAGCTGCACACCGATCTCCTCCGGCCGCAGCAATTTCCAGATTCCAGCCTGATCTTCGAGGTCCGGGCAGGCCGGATAGCCAAAGCTGTATCGTTTGCCGCGGTAGCGCGCCGTAAAGCGCTCTGGCATGGCCATTTGCGGCGGGTCCGGGAAGCCCCAGTCCTCGCGGATGCGCCGGTGCAGCCATTCCGCGCAGGCTTCCGCCGTCTCCAGCGCCAGCGCCTGCAGCCCGTGCGACTTGAAGTAGTACCCGGCGTTCTTGGCTTCTTCCGCGCGCGTGCGGATCCCCGCGCCGGCGGTCACCACGAACAGCGCCACATGGTCGCGCATCCCCTTCTGCGTCGGGAGCACATAGTCGGCCAGGCACAGCCGGTCGCCTGTGCGCTGCCGCTTGAACACGAACATGTGTGCCGCCTCCGCCTTGCCCGGGGCATACAGCCGGATCGCGTTCCCCTCGGCTTCCGCCTCGAAGAACTCCCACACCGCGTGCACCTTCATGAATTCCGCCGCTTCGCGCTTGATCTCTTCCATGCCCTCGAACAGCTCCAGGGCCTTCGGCTCGCGCGCCGCCAGTTGCTTTTCGAAGTCGCCGCGGTAGCCCAGGTGCCGTCCGAACAGCATGTACGGGTTGATGTAGCTCCAGATCTCGCGCAGATCCGGCACCAGTCGCGCCTTGCGCTCCAGCGTGCTCACCGGCGGAATCGGCAGGTCCGTGCGCACTCGTGCGGACCGCGCCGTCGCCCTCACTTCTTCCGCGGCCGCGGCCGTGCTGGCGGCGGCTCCCGCAGTCTCCGCGCCTGCCGTGTGCTCGCGCAGCACGGCTTCGCGTTTCGCCGGGTCCGTCAGCTCGTTCATCAGCCGCAATCCGGTCATCGCGTCCTTGGCGTAGCACACCGCTTGGCCGTAGCTGGGCGCAATCTTCTGCCGTGTGAATTTCCCGGACAGCGCGGCTCCCCCCACCAGCAGCGGCACCTCCACCCCCGCGTCGCGCAGGTCGCTCGCCGTCACCACCATCTGCTGCGCGCTCTTCACCAGCAGCCCCGAGAGCCCGATGGCGTCCGGATGGTGCTCCTGATAACCCCGGATCAGCTCCTCCGGCGGCACCTTGATCCCCAGGTTGATCACCTCGTAGCCGTTGTTCTTCAGGATAATCTCCACGAGGTTCTTCCCAATGTCATGGACGTCGCCTTTCACCGTGGCCAGCAGCACTTTGCCTCGCGCCGCGGTGTCTGCCTTCTCCATGAACTGCTCGAGGTAGCTCACCGCCGTCTTCATCGCTTCCGCCGACTGCAGCACCTCTGCCACGATCAGCTCATTGGCGTTGAACAGCCGCCCCACCTCGGCCATGCCCTCCATCAACGGCCCGTTGACGATCTCCAGCGGCGCCGCGCCCTCGGCGCGCTTGCGCTCGAGGTCCTCGATCAGGCCGTCGCGCGTTCCTTCGATGATGTAGTGGGCCAGGCGCTGGTCGAGCGGCAGCGCGGCCGCGGCCGCCTTCTCCTTTTTCTTCGCCGTCCGGAAATGTTCGGCAATCGCCGCGATGTGGAATTGGTTGAGCGCGGTGCGCTGCTCCAGCGGTTGCTGCCGCCAGTCCGCCGGCGCCTCGCGCAGCAGCGCCGCCTGCGGATGGTCCGCCGGCACGTCCTGCGGCGGGTGCTGGAACAGCACATTTTCCGCCAGCCGCCGTTCGTGCTCGGGAATCGAGGCGAAGCGCTCCAGCCGCTCTGCATTCACGATCGCCAGGTCCAGTCCGGCTTTCGTGCAGTAGTAGAGAAAGACCGAGTTCACCACTTCCCGCGCGCCCGTCGGCAGCCCGAACGACACGTTGGAGATCCCCAGGATCGTGCGCGCCTCCGGCAATTCCTGCCGGATCAGCCGGATGCCTTCCATCGTCTCCACCGCGCCGCCGATGTAGTTGGCATCGCCCGTGGCGCAGGGGAAGACCAGCGGGTCGAAAATAATGTCCTCCGGCGCCAGGCCGTATTTCTCCGTCAGCAGCTTGTAGGAGCGCTGCGCAATCGCCAGCTTGCGCTCCCGCGTGAACGCTTGCGCCTGCTGCTTGTCCTCGTCGATGCAGCCCACCACCACCGCTGCGCCGAACTCCCGGGCCAGCGGCATCACCCGCTCGAACTTCTCCTCGCCGTCTTCCAGATTGATCGAGTTGATGATCGCCTTGCCCTGCAGGTAGGTCAGCGCCAGCGCGATCGCCGCCGCATCCGTCGTGTCGATCATCACCGGCACTTTTACCTTGCGGATCAGCTTTTCGTAGAACGCCGGAATATCCTTCCTTTCCTCGCGCTCCGTGCTCTGCAGGCACACGTCCACGATCTGCGCCCCGCCGCGCACTTGCCGCCGCGCGATCTCGCTGGCCTCTTCCCACTTCTCTTCGGCCACCAGCTGCTTGAAGAGCCGCGATCCGATCACGTTGGTCCGCTCGCCCACCAGCAGCGGCCGCGTGCTCTCTTCCGCCTCGATCATCTCGATCCCCGAATAGACCGCGCGATGTGCCGGCCTCGGCGGCCGCCGCGGCGCTTTGCCCTCGGCCATCTGCGCGATCGCCCGGATATGTTTGTCCGTCGTTCCGCAGCATCCGCCCACCAGGTTCAGCCAGCCGTGCTCCACGAATTTCGCCAACTGCCCCGCCAGCGACTCCGGCGTCTCCAGATACTTGCCCTCTTCATCCGGCAGCCCCGCGTTCGGATAGCAGGAGATGAATTCGCTGGTGAGCTGGCTGAGCGTCCGGATGTGGTCGGTCATGAATTCCGGCCCGGTCGCGCAGTTCAGCCCGAAGGCCAGCGGCCGCGCGTGGCGCAAGGAGGCCCACAGGGCTTCCACGTTCTGCCCCGCCAGCATCGTGCCCATGGCCTCGATGGTCACGGAAATCAGGAACGGCACGTCGCAGCCCAGCTCCCGTCCCAGCTTGTGGATTCCCCGCACCCCGGCCTTGATGTTGCGCGTGTCCTGACAGGTTTCCAGGATCAGCAGGTCCGCCCCGCCTTCCACCAGCCCGCGCGCCTGTTCGTAATACGTCGCGCACAGCTCGTCGAAGGTGACTCCGCCGGTCACCGTAATCGCCTTCGTCGTCGGTCCCATGGCCCCGGCCACGAAGCGCGGCTTCGCCCCCGTGGACGCCGCGTCCGCCGCCTGCCGCGCCAGTTGCGCCGCGATGCGGTTCAGCTCCCGCGCCTCGCCCGCCAGCCCGTACTCCGCCAGCACCAGCGAAGTCGCCCCGAACGTGTTGGTCTCGATAATGTCCGACCCGGCGGCCAGGTAGCGCCGGTGGATGTCCAGGACCACGTCCGGCCGCGTGCGCACCAGGTTCTCGTTGCAGCCCTCGAACGCGGCGCCCCCAAAATCCTCCGCCGTCAGCTCGCGCGCCTGCAGCATCGTGCCCATCGCCCCGTCGAGCACGAGAATGCGTTGCGCGAGCAGCTCACGCAGCGTACGGGCAGTTTCGGTCAAGTCTGGCATCCGCGGGAAAGTACTGACTCCTTGAAGGGTAATCTTCCGCACCGCCGGCAGCCCGTGCGGAGCCGGCCCGGCGGCACATCTGGCAACCTCATTGTACGCGGTCTCCCCCGGGGAATCGAACCCCCCACAAGGCCCCCGCCTGGCCCCCGTCAAGCCGTTGCTTCTTTGGCGTCTTCCGCGCCGCTGCTCCTGGTGCCCGCAAAGGGCGGTGCTATACTGCGGTCCGGTCGCATCTGTTCGTGTCCCGGGGCCTCGCAGGGGAAGCTCATCATTCGGGGTCCCCTCGGGGCGGAAGAGCGCAGACTGCCCGCGGAACCGCGTTAGAGGGTATCGGTCACGTAACGGTTCGGGTACACACTGGCCGAACTTTCTTGCCCGCACCGCCGGAATTGACTACGCTGAGGGTCCGTGAGCATCTCGTGAGCACTGCAAAAACAGCACAACCCCGCTTGACCGTTTGCCTGCTCTCTCCGCATCCGCTGGTGCTGAACGAGTTCGAGCGCCTGTTGGCCAAGCCCCAGTTTAAGGTGATCAGCAAGCAGCTGGAATCCACTCTCGCCCCGGATCTCCGCCAGCTCGATCCGCCCAAGGCCCAGATCTATGTCGTGGACGCGCATGCTGCGCGGCAGGCCACCGGCGCCCTGCTCACCAACCTTCTCGAACGCTATCCCGGTTCCCGGCTCATCGTCGTCGGCGAAAAGCATGACGAAGCCAACAGCTATGCCATGCTGCGCACCGGCGTGAAGGGCCTGCTCACCTATGCCGAAGCGCGCGAGCAGCTTTCCCGGGCTCTGCCCCTGGTGGCCCGCGGCGGTTTCTGGGTGCCCCGCCAGTTGCTTTCCAATTTCGTGGATTCCATCCTTGTCGGACAGGGCCGCCGCATGAAGACGGACTCCGTGGCCAATCTCAGCCGCCGCGAGCAGGAAGTCCTGGAATCGCTGCTCGAAAATCTGGCCAACAAGGAAATCGCCAGCAAACTGAATATCGCCGAGCGCACCGTCAAATTTCACGTTTCCAACCTGCTCAGCAAGTTCGGCGTGCGCCGCCGCGCGGACCTCATCCTCCTTTGTTTTCAGCGCCGCATCTCCCAGGCTTAACCGTGCCGGAAAATTGGAATTGTCAAGCGCGGCGCGCTCTTTGCGCCTCGGATTGGTTTTCGGAGCGATCGATCTCCGATTCCGGCCGGGTCGGAAAGATTCCGGCCGGGTCGGAAAGAATCGCAACTTCAAGTATTGCAACCCGGTCGTTCCACAGGGGCGGCTTCCGCAGCCACGCGGTCCTCTTTCGCGCTGACAAGTTTCCGCCTTCCTGTTAGTTTGTTTTGGCGAAGAATTTCGTTGCCCTCGGGAAGGGGGACTACTCGGCGTGAACATTCTGGTGACCGGTGCCGCAGGCTATATCGGAAGCGTCTGCGCGGAAGTGCTCCTCGCCCGCGGCATGCGCGTGGTGGCTCTC encodes:
- the metH gene encoding methionine synthase gives rise to the protein MPDLTETARTLRELLAQRILVLDGAMGTMLQARELTAEDFGGAAFEGCNENLVRTRPDVVLDIHRRYLAAGSDIIETNTFGATSLVLAEYGLAGEARELNRIAAQLARQAADAASTGAKPRFVAGAMGPTTKAITVTGGVTFDELCATYYEQARGLVEGGADLLILETCQDTRNIKAGVRGIHKLGRELGCDVPFLISVTIEAMGTMLAGQNVEALWASLRHARPLAFGLNCATGPEFMTDHIRTLSQLTSEFISCYPNAGLPDEEGKYLETPESLAGQLAKFVEHGWLNLVGGCCGTTDKHIRAIAQMAEGKAPRRPPRPAHRAVYSGIEMIEAEESTRPLLVGERTNVIGSRLFKQLVAEEKWEEASEIARRQVRGGAQIVDVCLQSTEREERKDIPAFYEKLIRKVKVPVMIDTTDAAAIALALTYLQGKAIINSINLEDGEEKFERVMPLAREFGAAVVVGCIDEDKQQAQAFTRERKLAIAQRSYKLLTEKYGLAPEDIIFDPLVFPCATGDANYIGGAVETMEGIRLIRQELPEARTILGISNVSFGLPTGAREVVNSVFLYYCTKAGLDLAIVNAERLERFASIPEHERRLAENVLFQHPPQDVPADHPQAALLREAPADWRQQPLEQRTALNQFHIAAIAEHFRTAKKKEKAAAAALPLDQRLAHYIIEGTRDGLIEDLERKRAEGAAPLEIVNGPLMEGMAEVGRLFNANELIVAEVLQSAEAMKTAVSYLEQFMEKADTAARGKVLLATVKGDVHDIGKNLVEIILKNNGYEVINLGIKVPPEELIRGYQEHHPDAIGLSGLLVKSAQQMVVTASDLRDAGVEVPLLVGGAALSGKFTRQKIAPSYGQAVCYAKDAMTGLRLMNELTDPAKREAVLREHTAGAETAGAAASTAAAAEEVRATARSARVRTDLPIPPVSTLERKARLVPDLREIWSYINPYMLFGRHLGYRGDFEKQLAAREPKALELFEGMEEIKREAAEFMKVHAVWEFFEAEAEGNAIRLYAPGKAEAAHMFVFKRQRTGDRLCLADYVLPTQKGMRDHVALFVVTAGAGIRTRAEEAKNAGYYFKSHGLQALALETAEACAEWLHRRIREDWGFPDPPQMAMPERFTARYRGKRYSFGYPACPDLEDQAGIWKLLRPEEIGVQLTEGFMMDPEASVSAIVFHHPDCAYFSVGDDAEA
- a CDS encoding response regulator transcription factor, whose product is MSTAKTAQPRLTVCLLSPHPLVLNEFERLLAKPQFKVISKQLESTLAPDLRQLDPPKAQIYVVDAHAARQATGALLTNLLERYPGSRLIVVGEKHDEANSYAMLRTGVKGLLTYAEAREQLSRALPLVARGGFWVPRQLLSNFVDSILVGQGRRMKTDSVANLSRREQEVLESLLENLANKEIASKLNIAERTVKFHVSNLLSKFGVRRRADLILLCFQRRISQA